GAACCTTCAACAATAAAATAGTTATTATCGGAGCAGATGCTGCCGGTCTGCGTGATTTGAAAGCAACACCCATATTGCGGGGCGGTTTGCACCCCGGTATGGAAGTCTGGGCCACGGTGTTGAGCAATTTTACCCAGAATGACTTTATTTACCAGTTTCCTAAAATTCCCTTATTCCTGATACTCTTTGGGATGGGATTTGTAATTTTGTATAGCTTTGACCACTTGAAAGTCCGCTTTGCTTTTCCAATTATCCTGCTGCAGTTGTTGCTGTATCTTTTACTGGCCTATCTGCTGTGGTCTGGAGAGGCGCGTATCCTTTTACCTTTTGTACCGCCTCTACTGGTGAGCACGTTGGCTTACATTATTGTATTCTCAAATGAGATGCGCGAGCGCTTGTTTATGAAACGCGTATTCGGACCCTACATTTCACCTGAACTCATGCAGCTTATGTATCAGACCCGTGAAGCACCTTCACTGGGTGGCGAGCAGATTACTGGAACGGCCTTTTTTAGTGATTTACAGGGTTTTACCCGGTTTTCTGAAAAATTAACCCCAGTTAAATTAGTGGCTTTGTTAAACGAGTATCTCACAGTAATGACGGATTCACTAATGGAACTGCGAGGAACTTTGGATAAGTATGAGGGTGATGCCATTATCGCCTTTTTTGGCGCCCCGGTGGCAGATGAAGAGCATGCTCATCAGGGGGTTAAGGCTGCCATCACCATGCAGCGCGGTTTGGCTGATCTGCGTAAGAAGTGGGAGAGTGAGGGTGATGACTGGCCGGAAGAGATCAAAGACCTGCAGATGCGGATCGGGATCAATAGCGGTGAGATGCTGGTGGGCAATGTGGGCAGCAAAGGACGCATGAATTTTACCATGATGGGTGATACCGTCAACGTGGCCGCCCGTCTGGAATCATCAGCTAAGCAATATGGGGTTTTAACCCAGATCAGTGAAGTGACTGCCCGACAGATGCCACCTGAGATCATCCTGAGACGCTTGGGTGCCACCCAGCTCGTGGGGAAATCCAGGGCTGCTGTGAGCTATGAAGTGTTCGGTTATGCCCAGGATCTCAGTCAGGCCGATCATGAGTTGCTTCAGATCTGGCCTAAAGCACTTACTGCAATAAATGATCAGGACTGGGATCTGGCTGAGTCACTCTTTCAACAGACCTTGGCTCTGGAACGACAATACGCTGGCCGGCCAACCAATCCCAGTCAGGTGTATCTTGACATTCGCATTCCCAACTGGCGGGAACAGGAATTAGCCGCTGATTGGGAAGCGGTCTGGGTATTTGATTCAAAATAATGATAATACAGAGACGCAATGCATTGCGTCTCTACAAGAATAGGGGACTACCATGAAAAGACGATTACTATTTCTGCTGATCCTTATGACAATGCTTTATGCAGAAACCATCCAACGGGATCGAACTGCTCTGAGAAAGGGTCCCGGTGCCTGGTTTCCGCTCATCGTTGAATTGAACAAGGGAACAGATGTCAAGATCCTCAAAGCAAATGAGGTTTGGGTTGAAGTCCAGATAGGCGCAAACAGTGGCTTTGTTTCAGCAAAAGCCTTGGAGGGGAAGTCAGAAAAATCCAAGGATGTCTTTGCCCGGATGGCTATGATGAAGCCTTCCACTCAGGTCTCTCAAGCTGGGGTCTCCGCTGCCATCAAGGGCTTCGCAGATCGATTCTCCTCAAGACTGGAAGCCGATCCAACCACCCTGAATTATATCGTAAATTATGAGACAAATTTTCACACGTATGAAGTGTTTAAGAAAAACACACTGAGCGAGAAACAATTGAAGAAACTCAGACGGAAATTTCGCTTGAGCAAGTTGGGTAAGGATCGTCCCTTTACATTTTCAGAGGAAGGCAGCGGATTGGCTGTCGCAGCCAAATTAGCATCTCTGGGTTTAGTGAAGAACCCTATACTTGAACAGTACATTAATATCGTAGGCACTTATGTCGCTGAGCAAAGCCATGGGTATGATATCCCCTTTAGATTTTTTATTCTCGACCAAGACGGGGTCAATGGTTATGCCTGTCCTGGAGGGATCATCTTTATCACTCGAGGCGCTGTTGAGTTGATGCACTCTGAGGCTGAGTTGGCCTGTTTCCTGGGTCATGAGATAACCCATGTAGTATATCGTCATGGCATGCAGGAGATGGAAGAGCGAAAGGAGATGATCATTGCGGGTAACGCATTTGATGACCTGTCAAACACTATTGGAGAATCAACTGAGGATCGACGAGTTAGTCTCGAGCTGGATGATATCGCTCTAGATTCCTATGAAACCATTTTCCAGGGTCGTTTGGGGGATTATGAGGAAGAGGCAGATGAGATTGGGCTGCTTTACGCCGCTCGATCGGGCTATGAGCCTCAGGCCATGCTCGATTTTCTTAAACGGGTTGGTAGCACCCATTCTATGCAGGGCACAGAGCATTATTCACCTGCCCAGAATGATCTCCGCATCAAGCGTCTCTCAAAATATCTCAAGCATAAGCGCTGGCAGAAAAAAGGGCTAACCCTGCATACTGAGCGATTCAATAGAATTAAAAAGTAATTATCCACGTATAGTAATGTTACTATTGATACTTACCCCAGGCTTCAGCCTGGGGGTTATAAAAATATCAAAAAGGAGGGCTTTAGCCCAACAATACTGGGCTAAAGCCCAAGGAAACAGTAGGTTATCATACCCCCAAGCTAAAGCATGGGGTAAGCGTTGTCCCTATTCTCACACAGCCTCTATAACCCTTATACCTTTATACCTTTGTACCCCAGAATATTTTATTGACCTCAAATCTCAATGATTGTATCCAGGTACGCATTATTATGATGAACCACATTTATATCAAGCACTCAACAAAATGAGCTCAATCACAATTGTTCGAAACAGGTGACCAATGACTATTGAAATGATCTTCGTACTTGCTGTTTTGGGGTTTGCCGTACTGTTTTTTATTACAGAATGGCTGCGTGTGGATTTAGTAGCTCTGTCGGTTTTGCTTATTCTATCAATATTTGGATTTGTGAGCCATCATGACGCCATCGCTGGTTTCAGCAATACTGCCATTATTACCATAGCCTCAGTACTGGTGCTCAGTGCTGGGCTGGTCCAGACTGGGGTGGCTCAGATCCTGGGGGGACAGATTCTCAAATTATCCGGCAATAGTGAGATCAAACTGCTGGTTATCATGATGGTAACGGTTGGTGCATTGTCGGGGGTGATGAATAACATTGGGGTGGCCGCGCTTATGCTGCCCGTAGTGATGGAAATTGCTCATCGGACGGGTCGCTCGCCATCCAAATTGCTCATACCCCTGGCTTTTGCCTCACTCTTTGGGGGTTTGACTACCCTGATCGCCACAGCCCCCAATATTTTGATCAGCAGCGCCCTTGAATCAGCCGGTTTCAAACCATTCGAGCTATTCGATTTTACACCGGTGGGCATTATTGCCATGACGGTGGGAATCCTGTATCTGGTCTTGTGGGGTCGCCATATGCTGCCGGATCGGGATCTGGGGCGTTCCACTTCCATTACCGACACCTTGAACGGGGAATATGAACTTAATGAACGCCTCCTAACCATGACCCTGCCGGAAGGGTCACCCCTGATCGGTAAGAATCTGGCTGAGAGTCGGTTGGGGTCAGCGCTGGGGTTCAATGTCCTGGCCATCATCCGTGGTGAAAAAACCCTGCTGGCTCCTGGACCTGACACACAGCTGCAAGCTCAGGATAAACTATTGGTTGGTGGTCGGCGGGACCAGGTTGGCACACTGCATGACTGGAAGACACTAACCCTGAAACATGGCTGGCTGGTGGGTGAACATGAGTTGGAGCAGGCTCTCAAATTTGCGGAATTTCGCATCGCTGCTGATTCTCCATATATCGGTAAGACATTCAAAGAAGCAGGCACGCGTAACTCTTTTGGTATTAATATCCTGGCAGTTATTCAAAAAAATAAGGTGCGGGTGTCCCGGCTCCGAAACTATCGCTTTAATAAGGATGATCTGCTCATCGCCACTGGTCAGACTGATAAATTGGATGATCTGTCTGATAGCAAGGATTTCGGTGATTTTGCTTATGTCAGTCCCCGTAAAGTTGCACTCCGGTACAAATTGCATCGACATCTCATCGGGATCCATATTCCGGCTGAATCTACGCTGGTTTCCCGTTCCATAGGTCGGAGCCATCTGAAGAGTGCCCTGGGTATAAATGTTTTGGGAATTAACCGTCAGGGTCACGTACACTTTATGCCGACTGCGGATGAAATACTTGAAGCTGATGATGTGCTCATTGTAATCGGGGAGCCGGAGATATTGGAAATTCTGAATTGTCTGCAGAATTTGAAATTGGAAGAGCAGACAGATACTGATCTGGAACGCCTGGAATCAGATGAAGTCGGTGTGGCGGAGATCACCCTTTCACCCCGAACTTCCGTTATTGGGAAAACAGTGGGGGAGCTCTATTTCCGGGAAAAATTTGGCTTATCCGTCCTGGCGATCTGGCGTAAGGATCGGGCGTTCAGGACCAATTTGCGGGATTTTGCCCTGGAAGCGGGTGATGCCTTAATGGTCTATGGTATGCGTGAAGACCTGGTTCGTTTGCAGCAGGAAGATGATTATCTGGTGATTAGCGGGCTGGATCAACCGATCTACAAAAAGGAAAAGGTCTTAATCGCAGCCGGTATCGAACTGGGGGTCTTGCTCACCGTAGCCATGGGCTGGCTGCCCATATTTATTGCTGCTTTAGCTGGAGCTGTGATGATGGTTCTCACCAGATGTCTTTCCATGGATGAAGCCTATGAAGCCATCGAATGGCGGGCCATCATGCTGATTGCCGGCATGTTGAGTCTGGGAATAGCCATGGGGGAGACCGGTGTGAGCACATTATTGGCGCATTACATGCTTGAGTCTTTGGCATTTGCAGGACCACAGGGAATCCTGGCTGGTTTATTCATAATTACCTGTTTGTTTGCTCAGATAATGCCGACTGCTGCCGTTGCAGTTCTGATGGCTCCTATCGCACTGATTACTGCCGGGGACATGGGCATGTCACCCTACGCCCTGATGATGGTTGTGGCTATTGGGAGTTCCAGCAGTTTTCTGAGTCCGGTAGGTCATCCTGTGAATTTGCTGGTCATGGGTATCGGAGGTTACCGTTTTACAGATTACACTCGCGTGGGTTTACCTCTAGTGATCCTGTTTGGATTGATCGCTGTTTTTGTACTGCCTTTGTTTTGGCCCTTGTATCTGTAATCCAAATTCCCATCAGAAATAATCTGAAGCCCTGGATCTCAGGGCTTCAGTTGGGCAAGGAGGAGCAATCCATTATTAAGGAGAGAGTTCCTTATAATTCCTGCTTCTATTGTCGGTGTGAAAACAGCAGATTATACTAATTCTGATTTACCACGTGATTTTTGAATGGCTGCCTAAAAATCTGATAGAAAAGAAGAGAGTAGTAGAAAATCCAGCAACATATGGCATGACGATTACTGCCTCAACCAACTATCCGAGACCAGTTTAATAATCAGGTATTTCCTTTTAGTGAATAGGGCTTACCCCGATATTCTCCTCACCCGCTTTGATTCATATTAGAGCTGTATGAAACAGAAACATCAGAAAAAGCAAACAAACCGGGGAGTTATCATGAAAGCCATCAACATTTTCAGCACAGTCATTGCAGTCTTATTTATTTTTAATTGCGAACAACAGCTCTATGTGGAGACCGGAGTGAACTGGAGCGATGATACCTATTTTAGTGCAGAAGGAGATTGGTATCTTGCCCTTTCAGAGGGTTGCTACTCCAATTGCGCAGGAGCCACCATCGATGTCGTGGATCAATTGCCAATCACAATTGGTGAAAATTCGACTAAGCGTTTTGTCCTGGGATCAGGTTCCAAAGGCGATATCACCGCATTTGTATATCTGGATGTCAATGGGAATGGAGTGTTCGATGATGGTTATGACAAAATTACCGGTTATAAGTACAATTATTCAGATGTCAACGAAACCACAACCATTGCTGTGTCGGCATTTTATTGACAGCGGTATTGTCAAGCTATACCCCATCGTAAACACAACAAAGTTAACAAAGGCTTCCTGCAGGGAGCCTTTGTTGGTTATATGGGCTTAGTATGAATGAAATCAGGTTAGACTTTGCAAATGTGACACTCATCAAACGTAGCCGACCACCCTCCAATATTTCTTGACACCTCTTGGATACCAAAGGAAAAAGTTTACCTTCAACGAATCATTAAAAAAGAGGGAGATCGTCCAGCCCAATTGACATCTCCAGAGTATAAAAAGGCAAGTTGAAGAATTTACGAATAGTTTGGAGTTGCATTTGGTAGTTAACATCTTTTTACTCAATAATTCACTCAGTGTTATTTGTGAAAATAAACTTAATGTGGAATCGTGTTATCTTACAGTAGGTCAGTTCAGTTAGACTTTATACCTCAATAAATAATAATCAAAAGGTGTATCAAAATGGAGGAATTCGTCGTGAAACGAACAATCGTATTAATCAGTGTTTTATTAATGGTTCTCGCTGTGAGTATCAGTGCTCAATCCATCAGCACCCAGGGAGTCCTGAGGGATAGTGATGGTCACTCCGTAGAGGATGGTGACTATACCATGGCTTTCTCCATTTACAGTGCTTTAGATGGAGGAACGCTTTTGTGGGGACCTTACAGCAAGACGGTGGCTGTTGAGAATGGTGTTTACCAGGTGGTTCTCGGAGATGTTAATCCAATTACCTCCTTCAATTCAGATGGAAGCAATTATTTAGAAATTACGGTTGAGAATGAGATCATGACCCCTCGTTTGCGCCTGAATGTAACGCCGTATGAGTTAGCCAATCTGAGTGGCTCCAGTAATGTTTTTCCTGGATCAGGTAATACTGGAATAGGAACAACCAGCCCTCAAGCAAAACTTTCAATTGTTGCGCCTGGTGATAATGTGGATCTCATACATCTTGACGAGAATGGAGATGCAGATAAAGAATTTACATTTCAAGGAATGTTTGCTGGGTCAGGAAGCAGCGGTAATGGACTGAAACTACGCTCCCAGTGGATCGATAAGATCATGTTCTGGCGCGGTGATGGTAATGTGGGTATCGGTACTGATGCTCCTGGTGGAAAATTAACTGTTAAAGGTGGAAATCTTTATGTGGATAATAATAACTTTGGAGGTACACCAGCAGTTGACATCGCCGTAGGTGATACAGACACTGGTCTGGATTCTGACGGTGATGGTGCTCTTGACATATACTCAAACAATAATAAGACCATGAGTATCCGATCTGGCAAAGTGGGTATTGGAACATCAACACCTGTTATAAAGCTACAGGTTGAGGGGGGAAGTGATGTGAGTCCTTCTAGTGGTGGCTTTATTCAAGCAGGTGCAAGCTCCGGTGCTAATATTGCAATTGATAATAATGAGATCATGGCTCGGAACAATGGCGAACCAGCTATGCTGCACCTCAATAACGATGGTGGTATAACTGGTTTTGGGGGTAGTGTAAATGCCCGGGTTGGTGGAGGAGGCTTTAGCAAGCCTTTTCAATTCGTCAAGTTCGAGGCAAGTGGTGAGAATGCGACCATCAATACCGGTTGGAGTGCTGATGATTGGATCGCAGCAATTACCGGATTCGATGCAGGGTATGGAGATCTTGATGAAAGTGGTAATAATGATCTTTGGCAGATCAACGCCTTTGTCGAAAATGGGGTCTGGAAGATCTTTTGTGACGCACCAACCCACAATAATTACCCTGAATGGGATATCTATGTCATGTTTGTCAACACAAAGTTTGGTTATGCAACCGCAGGTTATAAAGCAAATTGATCTACGGGTTGAATGAGTAAATCTAGTCAATTCGTAACATGCAGTTTTATAACAGGAGCATTTATTATGCGAACCAAAAATAAACATGGACTGACGGTCAGGCGGTTAGCTTGGAGTTGGATCACCCTCATGGGCTTGATCCTGCCCAGCCTGCTTTTTGCTCAGACCAGTTCATCTGAATATTATATCTCTCAACATAGTGATGTACTGGGAGGACAGGCTGTTCTCACCAACACCATCACTAATCCATCCGGACCAGCTTCCATGACCATTACTGCTGGTCAAGTGGCAGTAGGTCGCTCAGAAGGTGGGTATTATTCCACTGATCTGGGAATGTGGAGTTTCTACATAAAAGAACCTGACTCACCTATCGTCAGTGCCTCTGATGGTGAAGCGGCTCATCCCGCCTATATCACGATTAGTGCCGTTCAGGATGTTTTGAGTCCACCGGCCACTGGTGACATTTCAGATGCATCTGGCTTTCCCGAAGGGAATTGGGTATTGACCCGGGATGGGGAATGGAAAGCGAATATTCCCATTGAAGATCCATCATTTGATGATGGTCAAAGCATCTACCCAGGACAACTGTACAATTATGGTGTTACGACTACCAATAAATATGGTGAAAGTGATGAGGGTTTTGATGCTGGTTTCACCCTACCCAATGGTAAAATTTCAGGCCGGGTCTTTACACCTGGTCCGACTCCGGGAGCTCCCTGGACACCTACGGGAAATCCTGTGGCTGATGTTGAAGTTTCCCTATCACCCATTCGAGGAAAATCTGCAAGATTAGATGGTGCTGATGACTATATCAGTATTGATTCATGGTATGACGAAGAAATTACAGAATCATTTACCATCGAAATGTGGATCAATATCGATTTATCCCCGTCCTTAAGTACGATTATGGATATGGGGCAGCATTTTCAGCTCTACCATGACGATATGAACCTGAAAGCCAGTATTGGTAGTGTAGAATTGAGTACAGCACTGCCTACCCTCCAGAACTGGCATCATGTGGCTTGTGTCATGGATACCAATACCTTCATTTTATATCTAAATGGAGATTCTGTTACATCAGCCCCCTGTACGGTAATTCCTGATGGAGACCGCATTCGTGTTGGAAAGAACCGATTATTGGGTCAGTTTTTTAATGGCTGGGTAGATGATATCCGGGTTTGGACAAGTGCTCGGGAACAACTTGAAATAGAACGAAATAAAGATCGCGCCCTATTTGGAGATGAAGACGGTCTGGTCGGTTATTGGAAATTTGATGAAGGCATGAATAATATTTCCTATGATGCAACTTCACCCCGTGAATTAGCCACCCTGGAAGGGGCCCAATGGAGTGATGAAATCCCAGCTATAAAATTATCAGCTTTTACAGAGGTAGATGGTAGCTATGAGATTCGGAATGTCTGGTATGATGCTGCCGATGACAATGGTACAACCTATACCGTGACACCCTATAAAGAAAACCATGCTTTTTTTACACCCAATGATGATCAGGCAACTGTGAGTCGCAATGACCCGGAAGCCACAGATGTAAAATTCCTGGATGAATCACTGTTTAGCGTGACGGGTTATCTCACCTATGCAAATACCAATTGTGCCGTTGTGCGTGCGGAAATCCTGGCAGATTCTGTAAGTACGCGTCCTGAGACCTTTACCAACGCTTATGGTGAATTCAGTCTGGATTTTGAACCCAATACGGGTGCGGCGCTTTCAGTTCGCTTTGGTGGATATTTTCTTTATGACACAACCACCTTTTCTGGAACCGATTACATCGAGATTGATACATCATATCTGGATGCACATACCTTTCATCTGGATGGTGTTGAACAAAATTATGTCGTAGAGAATATTGAAGCAGATATTGCCAATGTAGATTTTGAGGATGTTTACACAGACACCTTATTCCTGAACATTGGTGGTGGAACCTGCATGTATCCCATAGGAGATGCTTCAATTACCCTACGTGTACCTGGTCAGGGTTCTGGTTATTGCTATGAAGAAACCTTTAGCGATATTACCACCGGTGAGGGATATCAGGCTATTACCGGATTACCACCACTGGAATTCCAGATGCTGATTGATCATAATCACACCTCCATATCTTTCGAAAATCAGGATTTATCTCTGGTTGACTCATCTGCCCATATGGAGCTCATGTACAAAGCTGACCTGGCGATCTCCTTTAGTGAATATCCCTGGGGAGAGGGTTGTGAAATAATCACTCAATTTGAGTCGGACAGCTTGCTGGTGTTTGTCTATGAAGAGTATGGTGGTTACACATTGAATAGTGAAGAGATTGAAGTCAATCAGTGTCCGCTAACTGGCTTTGAGATTCAAGCTTTTGATGACTGGACCGGTATCTATACTGAAAAAGTTTGGCTGGATAGCCCGGATGGTACGGTTTGGTATAACTTTACTCCTAAAGCACCCAATACACTGGATGGCGGGGATCATCCCTTTCAGAAACAGTTGATGATCGCTGTCACCGATGAATTAGGTCGTGAAGCTACCTGGGATGTTTGGGCTACTATTACCGGTATTACAGTGACTGATGGTACAGACTTTGTCAGTCGACCGGCAAAAACAACGCTGCTGCCTTTCTTTGTCCTGAGAGATCCTCCTGGAGACCTTAGCTACAGTTATCTGGCAGAAGAACAAACCATTTGTAGAACTATTTCACTTGAGACTGTAAACGAAGAAGCCTCTTCAGGTTTTGTGACTGAGAATCTTGGCCTGGATATGACCATTGCTGCAGGATGGACCGTTCCGTTTGTCGGAACCAGCATTACCTGGGAAACAGAAGTCGATGTAACTGCAGAACTTACTGAAACCTGGGGCTCCACAATAACAGATGTTTCTCAGACTGAAACGGAGGTCTGTTTTACCACATCAGAACTCTACCAGACCAATGGTGATGGATACATCGTTGGCGGTGGTGGTGATATATTTGTTGGAGCAGGTCTGAATGTTACTTACAGCCGAATTGTGGATTTATCAGTCAATGAAGCATGTGAAGTATCTCTGGATTCTACCTATGGATTATCCGATATGACCGGGTTCCATTCCTTTTATGTCTATTCAGACTATCACATTCGTAACAATCTGATTCCTGACCTGGAAACGATCTATTCCAATGAGAATACCAGTCCGGATGATACAAGTGCCCTGGGCGAATCATTACGCTACTGGAACAATCTGCTGGCAACCAATGATTCTGCCAAAGTGAATGCCTTACCGACTGATGCCACATCGAATACTGGCGAAATGCTCAGTAACATTTCATTTGATGCCCTTGCATCTTATGAGTATTCAACAACGACTGATTCGTCCGTATCCCATGGTACAGAGATTACAATCAGTGAATGGGATGACTTTGGTGGAGCAGCTGGTGTGGAGTTCAATGGTGTAGGCATTGTAGGAGGGGGAAATACATCCACAACAATTGACACCACAACCGGTGAAGAAGATGAGGAAAGCTATAGCCGAACTATGGGTTTCTTTTTAGGTGATGATGATCCGGGAGATGCTTTTACGCTGGACCTTAAACGAGATCCCGTTTGGGGCATGCCGGTTTTTGATCTCATCGCAGGTCAAACCTCTA
This region of Candidatus Neomarinimicrobiota bacterium genomic DNA includes:
- a CDS encoding M48 family metalloprotease; the encoded protein is MKRRLLFLLILMTMLYAETIQRDRTALRKGPGAWFPLIVELNKGTDVKILKANEVWVEVQIGANSGFVSAKALEGKSEKSKDVFARMAMMKPSTQVSQAGVSAAIKGFADRFSSRLEADPTTLNYIVNYETNFHTYEVFKKNTLSEKQLKKLRRKFRLSKLGKDRPFTFSEEGSGLAVAAKLASLGLVKNPILEQYINIVGTYVAEQSHGYDIPFRFFILDQDGVNGYACPGGIIFITRGAVELMHSEAELACFLGHEITHVVYRHGMQEMEERKEMIIAGNAFDDLSNTIGESTEDRRVSLELDDIALDSYETIFQGRLGDYEEEADEIGLLYAARSGYEPQAMLDFLKRVGSTHSMQGTEHYSPAQNDLRIKRLSKYLKHKRWQKKGLTLHTERFNRIKK
- a CDS encoding adenylate/guanylate cyclase domain-containing protein; this translates as MKITVSNLYHLKRFKLLLALVLVLITISLAHVSIFADLENQFLDIRFRNWSGDLQADSNIVIISIDDGSLDYFAENGTAWPWPRSFYAYLVDYLNSEGASVIIFDMLFTHFDADRSETDAEETDGAFAEALRNNDRNVLGMIIDGHAFEESEPDHELIQTGQSALNNALSDSLLEIPIQVLSEACSWLGHTNISPDRDGIFRHIKPFTKVNEQRIPSLASAAYLIIHPEAKVEVLDQQLQIDELVVPLVGSGDLLINWYGEAGPSGVFTYLPFSSVIQSASAIKYGGIPSIQPGTFNNKIVIIGADAAGLRDLKATPILRGGLHPGMEVWATVLSNFTQNDFIYQFPKIPLFLILFGMGFVILYSFDHLKVRFAFPIILLQLLLYLLLAYLLWSGEARILLPFVPPLLVSTLAYIIVFSNEMRERLFMKRVFGPYISPELMQLMYQTREAPSLGGEQITGTAFFSDLQGFTRFSEKLTPVKLVALLNEYLTVMTDSLMELRGTLDKYEGDAIIAFFGAPVADEEHAHQGVKAAITMQRGLADLRKKWESEGDDWPEEIKDLQMRIGINSGEMLVGNVGSKGRMNFTMMGDTVNVAARLESSAKQYGVLTQISEVTARQMPPEIILRRLGATQLVGKSRAAVSYEVFGYAQDLSQADHELLQIWPKALTAINDQDWDLAESLFQQTLALERQYAGRPTNPSQVYLDIRIPNWREQELAADWEAVWVFDSK
- a CDS encoding SLC13 family permease; the protein is MTIEMIFVLAVLGFAVLFFITEWLRVDLVALSVLLILSIFGFVSHHDAIAGFSNTAIITIASVLVLSAGLVQTGVAQILGGQILKLSGNSEIKLLVIMMVTVGALSGVMNNIGVAALMLPVVMEIAHRTGRSPSKLLIPLAFASLFGGLTTLIATAPNILISSALESAGFKPFELFDFTPVGIIAMTVGILYLVLWGRHMLPDRDLGRSTSITDTLNGEYELNERLLTMTLPEGSPLIGKNLAESRLGSALGFNVLAIIRGEKTLLAPGPDTQLQAQDKLLVGGRRDQVGTLHDWKTLTLKHGWLVGEHELEQALKFAEFRIAADSPYIGKTFKEAGTRNSFGINILAVIQKNKVRVSRLRNYRFNKDDLLIATGQTDKLDDLSDSKDFGDFAYVSPRKVALRYKLHRHLIGIHIPAESTLVSRSIGRSHLKSALGINVLGINRQGHVHFMPTADEILEADDVLIVIGEPEILEILNCLQNLKLEEQTDTDLERLESDEVGVAEITLSPRTSVIGKTVGELYFREKFGLSVLAIWRKDRAFRTNLRDFALEAGDALMVYGMREDLVRLQQEDDYLVISGLDQPIYKKEKVLIAAGIELGVLLTVAMGWLPIFIAALAGAVMMVLTRCLSMDEAYEAIEWRAIMLIAGMLSLGIAMGETGVSTLLAHYMLESLAFAGPQGILAGLFIITCLFAQIMPTAAVAVLMAPIALITAGDMGMSPYALMMVVAIGSSSSFLSPVGHPVNLLVMGIGGYRFTDYTRVGLPLVILFGLIAVFVLPLFWPLYL
- a CDS encoding LamG domain-containing protein, which gives rise to MRTKNKHGLTVRRLAWSWITLMGLILPSLLFAQTSSSEYYISQHSDVLGGQAVLTNTITNPSGPASMTITAGQVAVGRSEGGYYSTDLGMWSFYIKEPDSPIVSASDGEAAHPAYITISAVQDVLSPPATGDISDASGFPEGNWVLTRDGEWKANIPIEDPSFDDGQSIYPGQLYNYGVTTTNKYGESDEGFDAGFTLPNGKISGRVFTPGPTPGAPWTPTGNPVADVEVSLSPIRGKSARLDGADDYISIDSWYDEEITESFTIEMWINIDLSPSLSTIMDMGQHFQLYHDDMNLKASIGSVELSTALPTLQNWHHVACVMDTNTFILYLNGDSVTSAPCTVIPDGDRIRVGKNRLLGQFFNGWVDDIRVWTSAREQLEIERNKDRALFGDEDGLVGYWKFDEGMNNISYDATSPRELATLEGAQWSDEIPAIKLSAFTEVDGSYEIRNVWYDAADDNGTTYTVTPYKENHAFFTPNDDQATVSRNDPEATDVKFLDESLFSVTGYLTYANTNCAVVRAEILADSVSTRPETFTNAYGEFSLDFEPNTGAALSVRFGGYFLYDTTTFSGTDYIEIDTSYLDAHTFHLDGVEQNYVVENIEADIANVDFEDVYTDTLFLNIGGGTCMYPIGDASITLRVPGQGSGYCYEETFSDITTGEGYQAITGLPPLEFQMLIDHNHTSISFENQDLSLVDSSAHMELMYKADLAISFSEYPWGEGCEIITQFESDSLLVFVYEEYGGYTLNSEEIEVNQCPLTGFEIQAFDDWTGIYTEKVWLDSPDGTVWYNFTPKAPNTLDGGDHPFQKQLMIAVTDELGREATWDVWATITGITVTDGTDFVSRPAKTTLLPFFVLRDPPGDLSYSYLAEEQTICRTISLETVNEEASSGFVTENLGLDMTIAAGWTVPFVGTSITWETEVDVTAELTETWGSTITDVSQTETEVCFTTSELYQTNGDGYIVGGGGDIFVGAGLNVTYSRIVDLSVNEACEVSLDSTYGLSDMTGFHSFYVYSDYHIRNNLIPDLETIYSNENTSPDDTSALGESLRYWNNLLATNDSAKVNALPTDATSNTGEMLSNISFDALASYEYSTTTDSSVSHGTEITISEWDDFGGAAGVEFNGVGIVGGGNTSTTIDTTTGEEDEESYSRTMGFFLGDDDPGDAFTLDLKRDPVWGMPVFDLIAGQTSNPWEENTFKRQWCSLSIDPPVSVDNEPDEQVLFDLTLGNLSETGETWAYSLSAWNESNPDGLLISVNGVSISGTELSFEIDAGESVNATMVVERGPLAFEYDDLTLEFGPPGELEIADILGEDTQNAGVDEFTVRFIAPCSEVTLAVPEYDGWLINQASADESGNDSLQIVFANFDTLDLELEDIVLEYTRVNEEEWFSGAVLTGIDSLGQDFWELYWNTSSVPEGEYYIRAHAGCRLRDSYSDLRQGTIDRSSPEILGVPQPMDAILNSNDEIILTLTEPIDCEQVYPNTGQLFYAHTGEGIAAQVTCNDNELVITPATSVSNREIENQLLRAQVQFVQDLAGNALWDVNGIPLDTVAWEFTVDRNPLHWNVPAHEQIAYLGEETIIPIELNNIGAAPAYFEFGNLFPMPEWVIAEPAYGEVNSGGSMTIYLHLDPYLNLGEYQSRIFAETPLGDEPLDLTIHAICRPPEWIVEASDYQHSMTITAELSVQGDVSDDIYDRLGAFVGDECRGVADMVHLETTDSVGVDTLGLPIYETTHYFRAFMTAYSDEPVGETLKFRIWDASHCDELWEIETSLPFAANTIVGSLVEPAVLNATGAIAQHIDLSQGWTWFSFNLQYGEMNFNDVFDLLEANAGDRIIAADTAAYAEFADGVGWVGPLTGLPITNTDMYQADMLLETSFPFVGFVIDPDNTAIEMSVGWNRIGYTPQVNMELAEALSGLTPLPNDQIKSQIAFAQYDANYGWYGSLDYLEPGVGYMLHLAQSDTLIYPSGYGRSLDPVIVDESEEQPLLVECPW